In Streptomyces thermolilacinus SPC6, a single genomic region encodes these proteins:
- the ilvC gene encoding ketol-acid reductoisomerase, producing the protein MAELFYDDDADLSIIQGRKVAVIGYGSQGHAHALSLRDSGVDVRVGLHEGSKSKAKAEEQGLRVVTPAEAAAEADLIMILIPDPIQAQVYEDSIKDNLKDGDALFFAHGFNVRFGFIKPPAGVDVALVAPKGPGHLVRRQYEEGRGVPAIAAVEQEATGNAFALALSYAKAIGGTRAGVIKTTFTEETETDLFGEQAVLCGGASALVKAGFETLVEAGYQPEIAYFECLHELKLIVDLMYEGGLEKMRWSVSETAEWGDYVTGPRIITDATKAEMKKVLGEIQDGTFAKNWMDEYHGGLKKYNEYKSQDSEHLLETTGKELRKLMSWVDNDEA; encoded by the coding sequence GTGGCCGAGCTGTTCTACGACGACGACGCCGACCTGTCCATCATCCAGGGCCGCAAGGTCGCGGTGATCGGTTACGGCAGCCAGGGCCACGCCCACGCGCTGTCGCTCCGCGACTCCGGTGTCGATGTCCGCGTCGGTCTGCACGAGGGCTCCAAGTCCAAGGCGAAGGCCGAGGAGCAGGGCCTGCGCGTCGTCACCCCGGCGGAGGCCGCCGCCGAGGCCGACCTGATCATGATCCTCATCCCGGACCCGATCCAGGCCCAGGTCTACGAGGACTCCATCAAGGACAACCTCAAGGACGGCGACGCGCTGTTCTTCGCCCACGGCTTCAACGTCCGCTTCGGCTTCATCAAGCCCCCGGCCGGTGTGGACGTGGCGCTCGTCGCCCCCAAGGGCCCGGGCCACCTGGTCCGCCGCCAGTACGAGGAGGGCCGCGGCGTCCCGGCGATCGCCGCCGTCGAGCAGGAAGCCACCGGCAACGCCTTCGCGCTCGCCCTCTCGTACGCCAAGGCCATCGGCGGCACCCGCGCGGGCGTCATCAAGACGACCTTCACCGAGGAGACCGAGACCGACCTGTTCGGTGAGCAGGCCGTGCTCTGCGGCGGCGCCTCCGCGCTGGTGAAGGCGGGCTTCGAGACCCTGGTCGAGGCCGGGTACCAGCCGGAGATCGCCTACTTCGAGTGCCTCCACGAGCTGAAGCTGATCGTGGACCTCATGTACGAGGGCGGCCTGGAGAAGATGCGCTGGTCGGTCTCCGAGACCGCCGAGTGGGGCGACTACGTCACGGGCCCGCGCATCATCACGGACGCCACCAAGGCCGAGATGAAGAAGGTCCTCGGCGAGATCCAGGACGGCACGTTCGCCAAGAACTGGATGGACGAGTACCACGGCGGCCTGAAGAAGTACAACGAGTACAAGTCGCAGGACTCGGAGCACCTGCTGGAGACCACCGGCAAGGAGCTGCGCAAGCTCATGAGCTGGGTCGACAACGACGAGGCGTGA
- the ilvN gene encoding acetolactate synthase small subunit produces MSKHTLSVLVENTPGILARIAALFSRRGFNIDSLAVGVTEHPDISRITIVVNVEDLPLEQVTKQLNKLVNVLKIVELEPSAAIQRELVLVKVRADNETRSQIVEIVQLFRAKTVDVSPEAVTIEATGSSDKLEAMLKMLEQFGIKELVQSGTIAIGRGARSITDRSLRALDRSA; encoded by the coding sequence ATGTCCAAGCACACGCTCTCCGTCCTGGTGGAGAACACCCCCGGCATCCTGGCCCGGATCGCCGCCCTCTTCTCCCGCCGCGGCTTCAACATCGACTCGCTCGCCGTCGGCGTCACCGAGCACCCCGACATCTCCCGCATCACCATCGTGGTCAATGTCGAGGACCTGCCGCTGGAGCAGGTGACCAAGCAGCTCAACAAGCTGGTCAACGTCCTGAAGATCGTCGAACTCGAGCCCAGCGCCGCGATCCAGCGCGAGCTCGTCCTGGTGAAGGTCCGCGCCGACAACGAGACCCGCTCCCAGATCGTCGAGATCGTCCAGCTGTTCCGCGCCAAGACCGTCGACGTCTCGCCCGAGGCCGTGACGATCGAGGCCACCGGATCGAGTGACAAGCTCGAGGCGATGCTGAAGATGCTGGAGCAGTTCGGCATCAAGGAGCTCGTCCAGTCCGGCACGATCGCCATAGGGCGTGGTGCCCGGTCCATCACGGACCGGTCGCTGCGCGCACTCGACCGCTCGGCGTAG